Genomic window (Anaerolineae bacterium):
TCAGCGCCCGACCTTCCCTTCCAGCCCATCGTGGCCGCCGGGCCCAACGGGGCCAATCCGCACGCTACGCCCACCGAACGCCCCATTCAGCCCGGCGATTTGGTCATTGTGGATTGGGGGGCGAATTATGGTGGCTACTTCTCAGACCTCACGCGGACGCTGGCGGTGGGAAACATCGACCCTGAACTGGAGCGCGTGGCTCAAATCGTACTCCAGGCCAATCAGGCCGGGCGCGAGGCCGTGCGACCGGGCCTGCCCGCCGGTCAGGTGGACGCAGCGGCACGGCGGGTGATCGTCGAAGCAGGCTACGGCGCGCATTTCATCCATCGCACCGGCCACGGCCTGGGGCTGGAGGTCCACGAGCCGCCTTTCCTCTACGCCGAGAACGTCCAGGCTTTGGAGGCCGGGATGACTTTCACCGTGGAACCAGGGGTTTACCTGCCGGGCCGCGGCGGCGTGCGCATCGAAGACAATGTGGTCGTCACGACCACCGGTAGCAAGACCCTGAGTACCTTACCCCGCACCTTATGGAGACTGCCCGCATGACGGCCCAACAACGCATCATCCCCTCGGCCGAGCCTTTTTTCTTTCCCGCCGGGAAGACGACCTGTTTGCTGGTGCACGGTTTTACCGCCACGCCCAAAGAAATGCGCTGGATGGGCGAGTACCTGCACCACGAAGGGTTCACCGTGCTGGGCGTACGCCTGGCCGGACACGCCACCCGTCCAGAAGATTTGCTGCGGGTGCGCTGGGAAGACTGGCTGGCCTCGGTCGAAGACGGCTGGCATGTGCTGCGCAGCGCCGGCTACGGGCCCATCGTGGTAGCCGGCCTATCCCTGGGTGGGGCTTTGTCCCTGCTCTTCGGCGCCCGCTACCCCGTGGCCGGGGTCATCGCCATCGCCGCGCCTTACCGCTTACGCCGTCACCCGCTCTTTCCGCTCCTCCGGCCCCTGAGCCTGGTGAAGCGTTACTTCCCCAAACACGGGCCTCCAGACCTGCGCGACCCGGTGGCCCTGCGCGAGCGCATCGCCTACCCCGTCAACCCGGTGCGTGCCGTGGCCGAGGTGCGCGACCTGCTGGCCGTGCTGCGCGAGGAACTGCCCCGGGTTCAGGTGCCGGTGTTGCTGGCCCACTCCCGCAACGACACCTATGTTCCACCGGAGAACATGGAACACATCTACGCCGCCTTAGGCACCGCCGACAAGACCAAAGTGTGGGTGGAGAACAGCGGCCACATTGTCACCCGCGACGCCGACCGTCAGATCGTTTTCCGCGCTGCCGCCGCGTTCGTGCGCCGCGTGACCACGC
Coding sequences:
- a CDS encoding alpha/beta fold hydrolase; this translates as MTAQQRIIPSAEPFFFPAGKTTCLLVHGFTATPKEMRWMGEYLHHEGFTVLGVRLAGHATRPEDLLRVRWEDWLASVEDGWHVLRSAGYGPIVVAGLSLGGALSLLFGARYPVAGVIAIAAPYRLRRHPLFPLLRPLSLVKRYFPKHGPPDLRDPVALRERIAYPVNPVRAVAEVRDLLAVLREELPRVQVPVLLAHSRNDTYVPPENMEHIYAALGTADKTKVWVENSGHIVTRDADRQIVFRAAAAFVRRVTTQKA